GTGATTATTATTCCTGTACAGCGAGCTccgcccccacccctcccccatgtgtatatatatatattggggctgGGGGATAAAAATCGAGTTTTGGGTCAAATTGATTCATATTATCCAGAAATCCATCTTTTCGATTTTTCTTTTCCCCAGGACCGGCGCTAAGAAGGGTCGCGAGGCCGGCCGTCATGGACTAGGCCGCGGCGTCGCCTAAAACCTcctgcagctcctcaggaccggtgccgcgtccatcaaaaaaaaaaaaaaattcgtttttttataaaaaaaatcgcccgactccaatatatatttataaacagggggccagattcacaaagagatactccggtgtattatctcctgatcccccatcgtatctctgacttacactggtcctatctatgcgcctggttcatagaatcagttacgcatagatagggctgagatccgacagtgttacactgtgttacactgtcggatcttattttaaattaaaaaatggcgccgggggcgttcccgctgatttacactgaataatatgtaaatcagcgagatacgctaaattcacgaacgtacgcggacccgtcgcagtgttcttacgtcgtttccgtagcggttttcccgtcgtatacttacccctttcttttatcaggcgcagccaatgttaagtatagccggcgttcccgcgtcgaatttgaaatttcctacgtcgtttgcgtacgccgattcacgaacacacgcgtcgcaagtcccgctcacgtcgcaaccactgacgtcctattgacgtcagtgggagcaatgcacgccgggaaattccccggacgacgcatgcgtatttaaatcggcgcgggaacgcgcctgatttaaatatgacactcccctagccgcggaatttgaattccgccgggggagttaggatccgccgtcgcaagtttggaggtaagtggtttgtgaattagccacttgcctcctaaacttgcgggagcggatcttaattcacgtagatcgagcggatctatagatccactgcgctacgtgaatctggcccaggaagtgtggagatcacagagaGGAAATGTTTTGTCTCCATGTAGAAGTTCTTACTATTTCTGTGCAGCGACCTCCgccaacccctcccccctcctatatatatatatatacccctccccctcctatatatatatatatatacccctcccccctcctatatatatatatatacccctccccctcctatatatatatatatatatacccctccccctcctatatatatacactatatcaccaaaagtattgggacgccggcctttacacacacatgaactttaatgaccccccagtcttagtccggaggtccggtaaaaagaacactggagctgctgacttttaataaggacacttacctgtcctagtcgcccgcgatgtcggcccacgccgaggccgatcctatatatatatatatatactacagtgtcctacagggccgtctttaatgatgattggaccctgggcaaaaaatcttggcccctccccctccatacaattttgctctccaccggctctgagacatacaataaatatcagatcaaacagtgattgcgattggttgccggaggttacagcacatcatcattaccacttactgactggttgctagaggttacagcacatgatttcttcttgttgattggttgctagagattactgtacagtaatactgctcactgactggttgctaaagattacagcacatcatctcctcactgcataTACACTATACTGTCAATAACGCTGACGGGTTTCGGCAATAGCCTTAGTCATAGGTACAACTAAGGCTATTGCCGAAACCCGTCAGCATTAgtgttttattgtcactctgatgtaccaataaatgACACTTCAAGGACTAGTCTTGCCGGCTCTTCTTACTACGGTTGCATTGGGGGGGGTGTTGGGACACATGGAGCCTCGGCACCTGTGAGTGGATCCGGTGTATGGATTGGGTTGTCCCTGCAGAGAGCGCTGTTACCTTTCTTCTTGCacctgtgcacaaagcaaggatgagcgagtttggggttaaggaacttgattggcccgcacagagtcctgacctcaaccccatagaacacctttgggataaattcgaacggagactgtgagtcaggccttctcatccaacatcagcgcctgacctcacaaatactctTCTGGaagaaacattcccatagacacacccctaaaccttgtgggcggccttcccagaagaggtgaaggtgttattgctgcaaagggcggagccaactcaatattgaactctccaaacttaggcccctttcacactgaggagtttttcaggcggtacagcgctgaaaatagcgcctgaaatactcctgcgctgcagactcaatgtgatacccccgagggctttcacacggaggcgatgcgctggcgggagagaaaaaaatctccaacaagcagcatctttggagcggtgagtatACCCCTCCTCCGCTCCTTCACTGTTCCTTCccaaaccgcggcaataccgcccgcaatgcgcctctgcagagacggtattaaccctttatcagccgctaatgggggttaataccgcaccgctagcagccgaatcccgCAGCAAATCCGACAGTTtggcgccactatttttagcgccgctataccgctaaccgcgcctcccgccccagtgtgaaaggggccttatgcaggccgtacacgggtcgaatttcgaacaaattttcttttcaaaatcagacgtttttttttttgtgatctggTGACGCCGCCATTGATTTTCCATTCGGCCGACCAaaagccttcatgttgctacagaagagaattttcgtggccgggaatttccttttctctccgggaatttccttttctctccgggaatatatttcctgcacatgcgcatttttttttctattacatttctcgcacgattctcccatcattgatcagaaaatcgtttgtttttccaaaaatttccaacatgaccgattcctcaaatttgattgccgcacgaaaatcgtctGTTGCCTCCGCCCCACTAAAGGTGTGAAAATTGTACGAAAATTagtgaaattcgaaccgtgtatggccgccgtaagactggggggtcattaaagttcatgtgcgtgtaaaggccggcgtcccaatacttttggtaatatagtatatatatatataggagaaggggggggaggggttggcgGAGGTCGCTGCACAGAAATAGTAACAACTTCTACAGACAAAACATTTCCTTTGTATGTGATCTTCACACTTTCACCTGtttgtttataaataaatataaatatataaagttttaCACAATAACATGAGAAATATATCTACAGAAAATGTTgcgatattataaaatatatttgtcTTGGTTTTAATAAAAGGTCATTAACAGATCTTCTTTGGATGTACAACTCAACATCTCCTTCATCACAAATATTATTTATTGGATTTTTAtctataaaatctcaataaaaacattgaaaagaAATGTTTGTTTTCTAATCATCAGCGGGGGGCAAATCGACGTTCGTTTTCTTCCGCAGCGACGGGAAGTTTAGAAATGACAGAAAATTTCCCGGTGAGACGAATTCTCATCCATTTTACAGCAAAACGTTCCAAGTGACCGAAAATTTCACTCAAAGTTCTTCCCTTCAGCGAATGTAATATTATCAGTGGAGATtatttgttctttttcttttataaagggatcattttctttttaatcccccccccccccccatgttaccGGCCGAttgatcgattatgaaaatagtaatcaaTTCATTTCATAATCAATTCGTTGTTTCGGccccaataatatatatttataaacatCAATATCCTGAATACAGACAACAGAAAGATTTTGTATCCATTCAGTACAGCGACTTCCAATGACCCCCCaatgtgtacattatatataatatatactctatatacactctatatatatatacacacactatacactttatatacacacacatacactttatatatatatacacacacacactatacactctatatatatatatatacacacactatacacttTATATACACGGAGCTCATACATacctgtgtacagtatataatatatacagctgTATGTATATGGACCTCATAGAATGGGAATatctgtgtacagtatatataatatatacacacactatacactctatatatatatatacacacacacactatacactctatatatatatatacacacacactatacactctatatatatatatacacactatatatatatatacacacacacactatacactcTATATACACAGACCTCATACATatctgtgtacagtatataatatatacagctgTATGTATACGGAGCTCATAGAATGGGAATatctgtgtacagtatatataatatatacacacactatacactctatatatatatatacacacacacactatacactctatatatatatatacacacacactatacactctatatatatatatacacactatatatatatatacacacacacactatacactcTATATACACAGACCTCATACATatctgtgtacagtatataatatatacagctgTATGTATACGGAGCTCATAGAATGGGAATatctgtgtacagtatatataatataatatatacacacacacacacactatacacttTATATATACGGACCTCATACATatctgtgtacagtatatatatatacactatatacggAGCTCATAGAGTGGGAATatctgtgtacagtatatataatatatatttctaAGCGCCTCATACAAAGGGGAATATTTTGTATCATGTAAAAGTTCTTCTTATTGTTCTATTTGTGCGCAGAGATCGCTGCGTTCTCATTGGACGGTCGCTCTCTGACACGAGGGGGGggtgaagacttttttttttatatttttcattttaccaCAAATTACCCCAAAAactcaacaacccccccccccccgacattcTATAGACAGAGAGCCAATACCtgatcagctgctgcagaacctcttgtgAGGAAAGTGATCGGAGGGCAATGAGAAGACACAATAATCAATATTCTATACGGTTACCAATAATTGATCAGATAATGAAGAGAACTAATGAGATGATTAGAGCAAGACCTCGTTTTATTATCTACCACGTGCGGTCACACAATCACCCCACGCCGCGCCGTCACAAGCGGGGGGCTCCGCCGCACCTTCACAAGCTGGGGGCCCCGCCGCACCTTCACAAGCTGGGGGCCCCGCCGCACCTTCACATGCGGGGGGCTCTTTAAGACTTCGGGAGTTTTCTGCGTCCGTCTTTCTGTGCAGCTTAAAAAGtggaataaacataaaaaaaggataaaatattataaaaccaGCAAAGCGTTTCTTATCTATAAAAACATTCGACCCTCTTCATCCCGGCAGAGGGGCGCCCAGTACTGCATAGAATAATATTGGCCCCCGGGGGCCCCTGGATCCCGTCCCGTAGGGGTCACACCGGGGTCAGGTGGGTTCATCAGTAAACAAAGTGAACTTTGGCTTTACCTTGACGGTCATATTGCGTTTTCGGACGGTGCTTTTCGGGGAGAAGGAGATGCTGTCCAGTTTGCTGCGATCCTCGTCCAGCTGTCTGGCCGTACAATTCGGCGTCGGCGTTTTCACCGTGTTACCAAACTTGGAATAGTCCACGGAGTACCTCCCGTCTTCCTCGGCCACAACGGGGACAAAACGCCGGCCCCAGAGGATCTCGTCGGCCAGGTAGGACGTTCTGGCTTGGGTGGTGATGCCGGTGGTCTCCACCACCCCTTCTAGGATGACGACGATCTCCAGGTCCTGGTGGTGGTTGAGGTCGGAGGATGAAATGTCGTAGAGGGGACTGTCCTTGGTGATGATGTGACAGATGATAAGCGGGGACACCAGGAAGATCCCGTTGGTGCCGACGGGATTCTCCATCTGGATATCGATCTGGTCGAGGGGCAGAACTTCGCCTTCCAGGCTGCTGGACTTGCGGACCACCTGCATGTGGATGGTGGCGCTGATGATCATACTCTTCCTCAGGTCGCCCACCCGGAACATGAAGCAAAGTTTACCGTTCCTCAGGCCGATCACGGCGTGTTTGCTGAAGATGAGGGTCTCGGCCCGGCGATGGGCCTGCGCCGTCTTCATGAAGATACAACCCAACATGATGGCGTTGATGACCAACCCAACGATGTTCTGGATGATGAGGACCAAGATGGCGACGGGGCATTCCTCCGTTATCATTCGCCCGCCAAAGCCGATGGTGACCTGCACTTCGATGGAGAAGAGGAAGGCGGCGGTGAAGGATTGGACGCTGGTCACACATGGCACAAAGTCCTCGGGGTTGTTGTCTAAGTCGCCATGGGCGAAGGCGATGAGCCACCACATCATGCCGAAGAGGAGCCAGGTGCAGAGGAAGGACATGGTGAAGATCAGGAGGGTGTAGTGCCACTTCAGGTCCACCACCGTGGTGAAGACGTCCATCAGGAAGCGGCCCTGCTCCCGGATGTTCTTGTGGGCCACATTGCAGGCGCCATTCTTGGCCACGAATCGCGCCCGCCGTTCCTTGGCTTTGTACCGCGGCTCATTGACGTCCTCGGCCAGGCGGGTGGTGAGAACATATTCCTCGGGGATGAGTCCCTTCCTGGACAACATGACTATGCCATGCTAGGGGTGCAAGGCAATGCAACCAGAACCCAGCTGAACATCTGCCCCTGCCAATCaccagggtgggggaggggggggctgcaccACTACAAGGCTGGGGGGCCCCTCATACCTCCATCAGGGGCCCCGGAAATACCGCAAGTCCCGCAGATCAGCTCCGATCCGGCCCGGCCACAGCGAGAGAGAAGACCGGCGATTCCGCCGGAGAGACAACCGGGAGGTGAATGAGATCCGAAGAGCCGGTGAGCGGCGATCCCGACCGCGGCCAGCAGAGGGCGCGCCAGACCgaggaattcagacaaagggaGATCTATTATATAATGGTCCGATAATAATATATACTCccatattatatatactatataccccACAATATATACCCCCCATAATATATACCCCAATATAATCATATACACAGCCAGACCGAGGAATCAGACAAAGGGAGATCTATTATATAATGTCCGATACTATAATAATATATACCCCCcataatatatactatatacccCACAATATATACCCCCCATATTATATACCCCAATATTATTATATACACAGCCAGACCGAGGAATCCAGACAAAGGGAGATAACATGTGTTATATAATGGTCCGATACTATAATAATATATACGTACCCCccatattatatatactatataccccACAATATATACCCCAATATGATATACCCCCATAATATATACTGACAGACCCCCcataatatatactatatacccCACAATATATACCCCCCATATTATATACCCCAATATTATTATATACAGCCAGACCGAGGAATCCAGACAAAGGGAGATCTATTATATAATGGTCCGATAATAATATATACCCCCcataatatatactatatacccCACAATATATACCCCCCATATTATATACCCCCCATATTATATACCCCAATATTATTATATACACAGCCAGACCGAGGAATCCAGACAAAGGGAGATCTATTATATAATGGTCCGATAATAATATATACCCCCcataatatatactatatacccCACAATATATACCCCCCATATTATATACCCCCCATATTATATACCCCAATATTATTATATACACAGCCAGACCGAGGAATCCAGACAAAGGGAGATAACATATTATATAATGGTCCGATACTATAATAATATTTACCCCCACAATATATACCCCCCATAATATACACTGTATACCCCAATATTATTATATACACAGCCAGACCGAGGAATCCAGACCAAGATAGATCATATATTACATAATGGTCCAATACTATGATAATACACCCcataatatatactatatacaccctaTAATAGATACcctgaataatatatatatatacaccccccaATATAATCATATATACAGCCAGACCGGGGAATCCAGACAAAGagctatataatatataatagtcCTATACTATATACCAcctatatatattgtataatgcTCCTATATATAATAACACCCCTCATCATAGAATAATATAcctctatactgtatataatactcCAATATAATGATACAACCGATAAAAGTAAAATCATTTACAATATATCTTTGTGAAGAACCTTCAACCACATTTATTTCCGGTATTATATATATCGCCGCCATCATATTATACACTcccatcagtccctgcccccaggagcttacactctaaaggcccgcacacacgatcggatattccgaaccAATGCtcaccatcagacaacattagcagactttgcccacagggtggcgctaaagagcagaagaaCCAGGTGgtggttttgtgtttgttggctggaaaagttctgccgtctgcagAAGAAGTTCACGGCCGGCGGCGCCCTCACACAAAATCCacggggcagattctcgtagatcgccgcatctctgcggcggcgtaacgtatctgatttacgttacgccgccgcaagttttaagggcaagtgctttattcacaaagaacttgcctgtaaagttgcggcggcgtatcgtaaatcccccggcgcaagcccgcctaattcaaatgagccgggtagggggcgtggatcatttaaattaggtgcgttcccgcgccgaacgtactgcgcatgcgccgtccctaaaatttcccgacgtgcattgcgctaaatgacgtcacaagtacTGCATTGGTTTTGAcaggaatgtaaatggcgtccagcc
This genomic stretch from Rana temporaria chromosome 11 unlocalized genomic scaffold, aRanTem1.1 chr11z, whole genome shotgun sequence harbors:
- the KCNJ11 gene encoding ATP-sensitive inward rectifier potassium channel 11, whose product is MLSRKGLIPEEYVLTTRLAEDVNEPRYKAKERRARFVAKNGACNVAHKNIREQGRFLMDVFTTVVDLKWHYTLLIFTMSFLCTWLLFGMMWWLIAFAHGDLDNNPEDFVPCVTSVQSFTAAFLFSIEVQVTIGFGGRMITEECPVAILVLIIQNIVGLVINAIMLGCIFMKTAQAHRRAETLIFSKHAVIGLRNGKLCFMFRVGDLRKSMIISATIHMQVVRKSSSLEGEVLPLDQIDIQMENPVGTNGIFLVSPLIICHIITKDSPLYDISSSDLNHHQDLEIVVILEGVVETTGITTQARTSYLADEILWGRRFVPVVAEEDGRYSVDYSKFGNTVKTPTPNCTARQLDEDRSKLDSISFSPKSTVRKRNMTVKLHRKTDAENSRSLKEPPACEGAAGPPACEGAAGPPACEGAAEPPACDGAAWGDCVTARGR